From Streptomyces sp. NBC_01460, a single genomic window includes:
- a CDS encoding amino acid adenylation domain-containing protein produces MTAVLTDTGGAAAPDTAPLELPLTAAQSGMWFAQSLDPLSPAQNTAECLEIDGPLDPELFAEALRRVTVEADALRVTVEDSPDGPRQRVRASVALPLTTHDLRDASDAGRRAEEWMRADLAEPFDLTAGPLFRHALFRVGEERWLWYQRIHHLVMDGFGYSLLVRRTAAVYTALARGDEPAPRSFGTLTELVDEDAAYRSSEAFTADRAHWSGAFADRPEVPRLAGRGALPSRTFLRRTAHLGPDATEGVRDLAARLRATWPDVLIAAQALYTSRATGHQEVVLGLPMMGRMGSVSLRVPGMVMNVLPLRLDVSPDATFAELVRQVVLGIREVRRHQRFRYEDIRRDLRLLGENRGLVGPLVNVMPFDYDVDFAGAPARARNLSAGPVDDLTVNIYDRADGRGLRIDHDGNPALYGDQELAAHQERFLHLVERLSRADPHVPTAAHGIATADELELVVRTFNDTERTLPPTTLIGPIESRAARTPDATALVYGDTALTYEELNTRANRLARHLRTLGARPGAVVAVSVPRSVELVVSLLAVLKAGAAYLPLDPDYPEQRLTYMLRDAAPVCAVTDRAGRLPEDTGTPLVVLDGLDVSGYLWVNPSRPLTPAHPAYVIYTSGSTGRPKGVVVSHGAIDNRLRWMQSAYGLTADDRVLQKTPSSFDVSVWEFFWPLRQGATLVVAEPGGHKDPAYLARLIREQSVTTCHFVPSMLQVFLTEADTEADPEADTGGSLRRVFCSGEALPRETADAFGRGLPGVELHNLYGPTEAAVDVTFHACAPDATGPVPIGRPVWNTRLYVLDAALQPCPPGVPGELYLAGRQLADGYLNRPELTASRFVADPFGRPAQRMYRTGDLAHWTERGEVVYLGRTDDQVKLRGQRIELGEIEKALTARDGVDAACALVREDRPGEQRLVGYVTGSADPVAVRASLARELPEHLVPAAVVALDAFPLSPNGKLDRRALPAPVFAGGAGSRRPSDAREEALTRLFAQVLDVGRVGPDDAFFDLGGTSLLAVRLVARVREEFGTELTIGSLFESPTPAALAARLGSTGPASGDALDVVLRLRGGEGRTPLFAIHPAGGIAWCYAGLSARLGPEQPVYGIQARGLVGDEALPLTLEEEAADYLAHIRAVQEHGPYRLLGWSVGGVLAHTVAVLLQEAGEEVELLALLDSFPAEQWRERPAPEEGDALTAVLRMAGFERTHERDREDVLATLRRAGSPLAGLGDRTLSRIVDIVPNHARMMREHRHRGYDGDLLFFTAAAPRAEDWLTREAWRAHVTGAIDNHDLDCTHPQLMQERHLDTVADVLAARLKELDA; encoded by the coding sequence GTGACCGCCGTGCTCACCGACACCGGCGGGGCCGCCGCCCCGGACACCGCGCCCCTCGAACTGCCGCTGACCGCAGCCCAGTCGGGCATGTGGTTCGCGCAGTCCCTCGATCCGCTCAGCCCCGCGCAGAACACGGCGGAGTGCCTGGAGATCGACGGGCCGCTCGACCCGGAGCTGTTCGCCGAGGCCCTGCGCCGTGTGACCGTCGAGGCCGACGCGCTGCGCGTCACCGTCGAGGACTCCCCCGACGGTCCGCGCCAGCGCGTCCGGGCCTCGGTCGCGCTGCCGCTCACGACGCACGACCTGCGGGACGCCTCCGACGCCGGCCGGCGGGCCGAGGAGTGGATGCGCGCGGACCTGGCCGAGCCCTTCGACCTGACGGCCGGCCCGCTGTTCCGGCACGCGCTGTTCCGGGTGGGCGAGGAGCGGTGGCTGTGGTACCAGCGCATCCACCACCTCGTCATGGACGGCTTCGGCTACTCGCTCCTCGTACGCAGGACCGCCGCCGTCTACACGGCGCTCGCCCGGGGCGACGAGCCCGCCCCCCGCTCCTTCGGGACACTCACCGAGCTGGTCGACGAGGACGCCGCGTACCGCTCATCGGAGGCGTTCACCGCCGACCGCGCGCACTGGAGCGGGGCGTTCGCCGACCGGCCCGAGGTGCCGCGGCTCGCGGGGCGCGGGGCGCTGCCCTCGCGGACGTTCCTGCGCCGTACGGCCCATCTGGGCCCGGACGCCACCGAGGGCGTGCGGGACCTGGCCGCCCGCCTCCGCGCCACCTGGCCGGACGTCCTGATCGCCGCCCAGGCCCTCTACACCTCGCGGGCGACGGGCCACCAGGAGGTCGTGCTCGGCCTCCCGATGATGGGCCGCATGGGGTCCGTGTCGCTCCGGGTGCCCGGCATGGTGATGAACGTGCTCCCGCTGCGGCTGGACGTGTCCCCCGACGCGACCTTCGCCGAGCTGGTGCGCCAGGTGGTCCTGGGCATCCGCGAGGTCCGCCGCCACCAGCGGTTCCGCTACGAGGACATCCGCCGCGACCTGCGGCTCCTCGGAGAGAACCGCGGGCTGGTGGGTCCCCTCGTCAACGTCATGCCCTTCGACTACGACGTGGACTTCGCGGGCGCGCCCGCGCGGGCCCGGAACCTTTCGGCCGGGCCGGTCGACGACCTGACGGTGAACATCTACGACCGGGCCGACGGCCGTGGTCTGCGCATCGACCACGACGGCAATCCCGCCCTCTACGGCGACCAGGAGCTCGCCGCCCACCAGGAGCGCTTCCTGCACCTGGTGGAGCGGCTGAGCCGGGCCGACCCGCATGTCCCGACGGCCGCCCACGGCATCGCGACGGCGGACGAACTCGAACTGGTCGTGAGGACGTTCAACGACACCGAGCGCACGCTTCCGCCCACGACGCTGATCGGTCCGATCGAGTCGCGCGCCGCGCGCACCCCCGACGCCACCGCCCTGGTGTACGGCGACACCGCGCTCACCTACGAGGAGCTGAACACCCGCGCCAACCGGCTGGCCCGGCACCTGCGGACGCTCGGCGCCCGGCCCGGCGCCGTGGTGGCGGTGTCGGTGCCTCGCTCGGTGGAGCTCGTGGTGTCCCTGCTCGCCGTCCTGAAGGCGGGCGCCGCCTATCTGCCGCTCGACCCCGACTACCCGGAGCAGCGGCTGACGTACATGCTGCGGGACGCGGCGCCGGTGTGCGCGGTGACCGACCGGGCGGGGCGGCTCCCCGAGGACACGGGGACGCCGCTGGTCGTCCTGGACGGCCTCGATGTCTCGGGGTACCTCTGGGTGAACCCGTCGCGGCCCCTCACCCCGGCCCATCCTGCGTACGTCATCTACACCTCGGGATCGACGGGACGCCCCAAGGGTGTCGTCGTGTCGCACGGGGCGATCGACAACCGGCTGCGCTGGATGCAGAGCGCCTACGGGCTGACGGCGGACGACCGGGTGCTGCAGAAGACCCCGTCGTCGTTCGACGTGTCCGTGTGGGAGTTCTTCTGGCCGCTGCGCCAGGGCGCGACGCTGGTGGTCGCCGAGCCGGGCGGGCACAAGGACCCGGCCTACCTCGCCCGGCTGATCCGCGAACAGTCCGTCACCACCTGCCACTTCGTGCCGTCGATGCTCCAGGTCTTCCTGACGGAGGCGGACACGGAGGCCGACCCGGAGGCGGACACGGGCGGGAGCCTCAGGAGGGTCTTCTGCAGCGGGGAGGCACTGCCCCGCGAGACCGCCGACGCCTTCGGGCGCGGCCTGCCCGGCGTGGAGCTGCACAATCTGTACGGCCCCACCGAGGCCGCCGTCGACGTCACCTTCCACGCCTGCGCCCCGGACGCCACCGGCCCGGTGCCGATCGGCCGGCCGGTGTGGAACACCCGGCTGTACGTGCTCGACGCGGCGTTGCAGCCCTGCCCGCCGGGCGTCCCCGGCGAGCTCTACCTGGCGGGGCGTCAGCTTGCCGACGGGTACCTGAACCGTCCGGAGCTGACCGCGTCCCGCTTCGTCGCCGACCCCTTCGGCCGGCCGGCGCAGCGCATGTACCGCACGGGGGACCTGGCGCACTGGACGGAGCGGGGCGAGGTCGTCTACCTCGGCCGCACGGACGACCAGGTCAAGCTCCGCGGCCAGCGCATCGAACTCGGCGAGATCGAGAAGGCGCTGACGGCCAGGGACGGGGTGGACGCCGCCTGCGCCCTGGTGCGGGAGGACCGGCCGGGCGAGCAGCGGCTCGTCGGCTACGTCACCGGCTCCGCGGATCCGGTGGCCGTACGGGCCTCACTGGCGCGGGAGCTGCCGGAACACCTGGTACCGGCGGCGGTGGTGGCGCTGGACGCCTTCCCGCTGAGCCCCAACGGCAAGCTGGACCGGCGTGCCCTGCCCGCCCCGGTGTTCGCCGGCGGCGCCGGATCGCGGCGGCCGTCGGACGCGCGGGAGGAGGCGCTGACGCGGCTGTTCGCGCAGGTGCTCGACGTCGGTCGGGTGGGCCCGGACGACGCGTTCTTCGACCTGGGCGGCACCTCGCTGCTCGCCGTGCGGCTCGTGGCGCGCGTACGGGAGGAGTTCGGCACGGAGCTGACGATCGGTTCGCTGTTCGAGTCCCCGACCCCGGCGGCGCTCGCCGCCCGGCTGGGCTCCACCGGACCCGCGTCCGGGGACGCCCTGGACGTCGTCCTGCGGCTGCGTGGCGGCGAGGGGCGTACCCCGCTGTTCGCCATCCACCCGGCGGGCGGAATCGCCTGGTGCTACGCGGGTCTGTCGGCTCGCCTCGGCCCGGAGCAGCCGGTGTACGGCATCCAGGCGCGCGGGCTCGTGGGCGACGAGGCGCTGCCGCTCACCCTCGAGGAGGAGGCGGCCGACTACCTGGCGCACATCCGTGCGGTTCAGGAGCACGGTCCCTACCGGCTGTTGGGCTGGTCCGTGGGCGGGGTGCTGGCGCACACCGTGGCCGTACTGCTCCAGGAGGCGGGTGAGGAGGTGGAGCTGCTCGCGCTGCTCGACTCCTTCCCGGCCGAGCAGTGGCGGGAGCGGCCGGCGCCCGAGGAGGGCGACGCCCTGACCGCCGTCCTGCGCATGGCCGGCTTCGAGCGTACGCACGAGCGGGACCGTGAGGACGTGCTGGCGACGCTGCGCCGGGCGGGGAGCCCGCTCGCCGGGCTCGGTGACCGCACCCTGTCGAGGATCGTCGACATCGTGCCGAACCACGCGCGGATGATGCGCGAGCACCGGCACCGGGGGTACGACGGCGACCTGCTGTTCTTCACGGCCGCCGCCCCGCGCGCGGAGGACTGGCTGACCCGCGAGGCGTGGCGGGCCCATGTGACCGGGGCCATCGACAACCACGACCTCGACTGCACCCACCCGCAGTTGATGCAGGAGCGTCATCTCGACACCGTCGCCGACGTCCTGGCGGCCCGCCTGAAGGAGCTGGACGCGTGA
- a CDS encoding phosphopantetheine-binding protein, with protein MALTLELIRHDVADALGEDPADIPVDENLLDHGLDSVRIMALLGRWRRDHGVEADFADLAEQPAIEAWAPLLGVS; from the coding sequence ATGGCGCTCACCCTCGAACTGATCCGCCACGACGTCGCCGACGCCCTCGGTGAGGATCCCGCGGACATCCCCGTCGACGAGAACCTCCTCGACCACGGCCTCGACTCGGTACGCATCATGGCGCTGCTGGGACGGTGGCGCCGTGACCACGGGGTCGAGGCCGACTTCGCGGACCTCGCCGAGCAGCCCGCCATCGAGGCGTGGGCCCCGCTGCTGGGGGTCTCGTGA
- a CDS encoding isochorismatase family protein: protein MALPAIAPYALPTEAELPANRVDWKVDPARAVLLVHDLQNHFLGAFPPGEQPLTGMLDHTSRVIEECRRLGVPVVYSVQRGGQTAEERGLQLDFWGPGAADDPEALAIPGAVAPAAGDTVLTKWKYSAFVRTELEELLRGSGRDQLVITGVYAHIGVLMSACDAWMRDIQAFLVADAVADFSREDHDMALRWAAGRCAVVTTTDALLKEI from the coding sequence ATGGCCCTTCCCGCCATCGCTCCCTACGCACTGCCGACCGAAGCCGAACTGCCCGCGAACCGGGTGGACTGGAAGGTCGACCCCGCGCGCGCCGTCCTGCTGGTCCACGACCTGCAGAACCACTTCCTCGGCGCGTTCCCGCCCGGCGAGCAGCCGCTCACCGGCATGCTCGACCACACCTCCCGCGTCATCGAGGAGTGCCGCCGCCTCGGCGTGCCGGTCGTCTACTCGGTGCAGCGCGGCGGCCAGACGGCCGAGGAACGCGGGCTCCAGCTCGACTTCTGGGGCCCCGGCGCCGCCGACGACCCCGAGGCCCTGGCGATTCCCGGGGCGGTCGCGCCCGCGGCCGGCGACACCGTCCTGACCAAGTGGAAGTACAGCGCCTTCGTGCGCACCGAGCTCGAAGAGCTGCTCCGCGGGTCCGGCCGCGACCAGTTGGTGATCACCGGTGTGTACGCGCACATCGGGGTGCTCATGAGCGCCTGCGACGCGTGGATGCGGGACATCCAGGCCTTCCTGGTCGCCGACGCCGTGGCGGACTTCTCGCGCGAGGACCACGACATGGCACTGCGCTGGGCCGCGGGCCGCTGCGCGGTCGTCACCACGACCGACGCGCTCCTGAAGGAGATCTGA